The sequence below is a genomic window from Harmonia axyridis chromosome 1, icHarAxyr1.1, whole genome shotgun sequence.
TGAGAAGAGTATGGCCAGCTGACTTAATGAAGAACTAGAAGATCCTCTCAATGGAGGGGACTTGTCACGCTATTTTTAAATGTTAATAAATTAGCTCAAAGAATGTATGTTCTCATTGCTgatgaaaatcaaatgaaaaaaaaaaacatctagaaaaactgtaGATTCCGTTATTCGGCGAATCAGAATTGGGTCGTTTTCTTATTTGGTTTGCTGCATTTTGAATTCTATATCAACTAATTGTTAATGAGATATTATAGATATAGACATTCTACTCCATATGCTATGTCGTTATAATTTAAAATCTAACACATTGAGATATGGTGAACGAGATGGCCGTGGCATTAATCCCCCTTGTTCTATATATTTTATTCGCCACATAACCAAGCTGTTATACTTGTCTCCCTCTGTGTGGTGGTACATCACCATCAGCCGACTGCTGTAATACCACCATAGTATAGTATAGACCATTTAACATCTTATTGTTGAAAATCGTCTTGGTTTAATGGCTTAGGAATTTTACAGTGCCATGCATGATCATTAAAATCACAGAACCGAATTCACattaaagtgaaaaaaattaggtctttttccatttttcaacatGAATGATCGCTCAAGGGGGGGGAGGCTCAGCAATAGACACAAAAGATCCATTGTAGTAAGGGGTTTTCGCTAATTAAgttgaataaatcaaattcaattatgaagaaaaacaatttatttacAATATCTTTATTATCATTATGAGATGATAAAGGACAACACAAATAAAATATcagtaacaaaatatttatattgtttCTAGACAATTCAGAGATTATACAGTCAATTCTACGATTGAGTTGTAATACAAAAATTAGTTCCACATGAACTACCAACACGGATTAAATCAGAACAATAGCAAATGATCACAACGTCACTGACCTAAATAGTTTCTGATCACattccttataaaaaaatgCAAAGTAAAGACGCATTTTTAATAAGATTATCATTAGGTATCACTCAAAATATACAACTGTACCTAAATCACGTACCAAGTCCACAAATGTCTTCAAACTTGCACTTAGTTCTTCTCTTCTTTCTTCTCCTTTGGTTCCTCTTCTTGTTTTGTAGATTCTGTACTACTACTACTGCTGTCACGATCTGCTgccatctgagaaaaaaaatcaataagtaTTAAAGTTGAaatgacatttatttttttttcaaatctttaCCTTTTTATAAGCCATTTCGAACAATTTGAGTGATGATTGTTGTAAAGTATTCATAGCTTTGCGGACTTCTTCTGGATCAACTGTGTCTTTTTGTGCCAATAAGTTTTTAACATTTTCGATTTCTCCCTTCAATTTCTCACTCTGCAAAATTTTTAAACATTACTATCATAATTCCATCAAGGGGAATCACCTAAATTTACCTCTTCCTTTGGCAACTGTTCTTTATATTCGTCCATTTTAGTTTCTGTGTCATGAACAATTCCTTCAGCTTGGTTAATGACTTCTACTCTTTCTTTCTTAACTTTATCTTCTTGTGCATACTGTTCTGCTTTTTTGATCATGTTTTCAATCTCGTCCTTGCTAAGTCCTCCAGATGATTGAATAATAACTGAAATTTCAAGGTTATTTATTAACTCATAGTTCAGAGTTTCTGGGTTGATTGATTattgaagtaaaaaaaaatcaactcacTCTGTTGTTCCTTTCCAGTTCCCTTGTCTCTTGCAGAAACATGTACTATACCATTAGCATCGATGTCGAAGGTAACTTCGATTTGTGGCACACCACGAGGTGCTGGGGGGATACCAACAAGGGAGAATTGACCAAGAAGTTTGTTGTCGACTGCCATTTCACGTTCACCTTGGTGAACTTTGATTTCAACTTGAGTTTGACCATCGGCTGCTGTTGAAAATACCTGACTTTTCTTGGTAGGGATAGTTGTGTTTCTGGTGATGAGTTTTGTGAAAACACCACCTAAAAGGATTCGTTTCAAATAAGAAATGTTCACTCTTGGAaataaaatatgcaaaaaaaccaatagattaaaaattttcataaagatTTTTCAAACTTACCAAGAGTTTCAATACCAAGTGAAAGAGGAGTGACATCCAATAGAAGAACGTCTGTAACATCTCCGGCCAATACACCACCTTGAACAGCTGCACCAATAGCTACAGCTTCATCGGGATTGACAGCTCTGCTGGGTTGTTTACCAAATATTTCCTGAACAAGTTGTTGTACTTTGGGCATTCTAGTCATTCCTCCAACCAAGAGGACTTCTCCAATTTCACTCTTGCTGACTTCAGCGTCTTTCAAAGcctatgaaaaattattatgtagTCCCAAGGTTATAGTTGAGGAACGTTGAAAAAGTATCTCATGTTCAAATTTCCAATTGTGCAATTTCACAAACTTACCTTTTGACATGGACCAATTGTTCTCTTGATCAAGTCTGCAACCAAGCTTTCAAATTTAGACCTGCTCAATTTCAAGTTCATGTGCTTAGGACCAGATGCATCCATGGTCAAGTATGGCAAGTTGATATCAGTTTGTAGTGAAGATGACAACTCTATTTTGGCCTTCTCAGCGGCTTCCTTGAGACGCTGCATTGCCATAGGATCTTTAGTTACGTCAATGCCTTGTTCTTTCTTGAATTCAGATACTAGATAATTCACTAGAACATTGTCGAAATCTTCACCTCCCAAAAATGTGTCACCATTGGTGGACTTAACCTCAAATACACCCTTCTGGATTTCTAAGATTGATATATCGAAGGTACCGCCGCCCAAGTCATAAACAGCAATACTGTGGAGAAGCGATAAACATTTTCACAAACAGATCGAATTAGGAACcaattttaaatttcataatGATTAATACCCCTAAACTGATAGCCTTGCAAAAGACACATAATCGTTATTCTCTTTAACTTatttaaatattattcaaataacatTATGCTCCAAATTTCTTCTAATATGCATCACAAAATACATAATCCCGAAGGTATACATTATGTGATGCACAGTTCCGTACAAATACCCTGAAACTTGTAGATATCATATTTGGGTTCAATGACCGAATAATACCTCAGTTTTGTTAAGAAAATGAAGCACTCTGCATGTATCTTGCAATTAGTCGCAGAATTTGTGCATGACTCAGAAGAAGCAACTCGGTCAAGAAAAAAATGCACACTTTCAAAAACCGAAGATGCAGGAAGAAAATAGTGAAAAAGGTACATATCCTCAGGGACATGTCTTGCAGTCAACCAAAAGTTAATCAATATCCTGAACATAAtgaagatattgaaaaaaaaagtaagaaTAAAAATATGCAGCAATAAATGTAAGTtacaaaatgaatgaaaataattgaactcACATTTTGTCTTCCATTTTGTCCATTCCATAAGCCAAAGCTGCAGCTGTAGGTTCATTGATGACCCTAAGTACATTTAAGCCAGCAATTTGACCAGCATCTTTT
It includes:
- the LOC123670922 gene encoding heat shock 70 kDa protein cognate 5, with the translated sequence MLSFARNLGRKSCDVIKIVNTNTKRDFSQISRNSCFFNSYFLHPKYEMQLRYKSDGVRGAVIGIDLGTTNSCVAVMEGKQAKVIENSEGSRTTPSVIAFSKDGERLVGMPAKRQAVTNSANTFYATKRLIGRRYEDEEVKKDMKTLSYKITKASNGDAWVQGTDGKMYSPSQMGAFVLIKMKETAEAYLNTKVKNAVITVPAYFNDSQRQATKDAGQIAGLNVLRVINEPTAAALAYGMDKMEDKIIAVYDLGGGTFDISILEIQKGVFEVKSTNGDTFLGGEDFDNVLVNYLVSEFKKEQGIDVTKDPMAMQRLKEAAEKAKIELSSSLQTDINLPYLTMDASGPKHMNLKLSRSKFESLVADLIKRTIGPCQKALKDAEVSKSEIGEVLLVGGMTRMPKVQQLVQEIFGKQPSRAVNPDEAVAIGAAVQGGVLAGDVTDVLLLDVTPLSLGIETLGGVFTKLITRNTTIPTKKSQVFSTAADGQTQVEIKVHQGEREMAVDNKLLGQFSLVGIPPAPRGVPQIEVTFDIDANGIVHVSARDKGTGKEQQIIIQSSGGLSKDEIENMIKKAEQYAQEDKVKKERVEVINQAEGIVHDTETKMDEYKEQLPKEESEKLKGEIENVKNLLAQKDTVDPEEVRKAMNTLQQSSLKLFEMAYKKMAADRDSSSSSTESTKQEEEPKEKKEEKN